AGATCTGCTCACCAATTGTAAATGTAGGATTGAGCGAAGTCATAGGCTCCTGAAAGATCATCGATATCTTTTTACCACGAATACTGGTCATCTCATCTTCTGAAAATTTACTTATCTCTTGACCTTCGAACCAAATTTTTCCATTGAGATACCTTGCAGGTGGTGTCGGTATCAACTTGAGTATACTCATTGCTGTAATAGATTTGCCACTTCCTGTTTCACCAACTATACCGACTATTTCACCTTTTCCAACTGTTATATTGACATCTTCTATAGCCTTTACGGTACCTTCTTCAGTATCAAAATAAAGTCGCAGGTTTTCTATTTTCAATAAATCTTCCATATTCTCATTTCACCTATCCTTCAATCTTGGGTTTAAGGCATCATTGAGACCATCCCCGAAAAGATTGGAACCCATCACAGTCAAAAACAGTGCAATGCCAGGGAATATACCCAAGTGAGGTGCTATCTCTAAATAAACTCTTGCCATTGCAAGATCTGTTCCCCATTCTGCTTCTGGAGGCTTAACCCCTAATCCAAGAAAACTCAAGCCAGATATTGTCAATATCGCTGTAGCCATCCTGAGAGTGGCTTGAACTATTATTGGCGCTAATGCATTTGGCACAACATATCTGACAATTACAGATATGTGTGATTCACCAATGGCTTTGGCTGCTTCGATGTATTCATTATTTTTGATTGTCAAAACAGATGCTCTCATTACTCTTGCGAACTGTGGAAATGAATAGATGGCAATGGCTATGATCAAGTTTGATTTGCCGGGACCCAAAGCTGCAACAATCGCTATAGCCAATAATATGTCCGGAAATGCCATTAGTATATCCAAAAACCTCATCAGAATTTCGTCAACAACACCACCAAAGTAACCTGCAATTGTTCCAGCTATTATACCCATGAGAATTGCGATGATCACAGCTAAAAAAGAAATGGATACAGATGTCCTTGCACCATAGATAACCCTGCTCAAAACATCCCTTCCGAAGATGTCGGTACCAAAGATATGATTTTTTGATGGTCCCTCAAGACTCGAGAGTAGATCCTGTTTGTATGGATCATATGGTGCAATTAAAGGGGCTGTGAGAGCAATTACCACAATCGCAATCACTATGAACATACCAATCAATGCACCTTTGTTTTTACTTATTCGTTTAAATATGATCGTCGTTGAACTCTTTTTTGGCATATCTAACCCCGCCTTAGTCTTGGATCAATCAACGCATAGAAAATATCTACAACCAGATTTACTAAGACGAAAGACATGGCTATCACCATTATTCCAACTTGAACGGCTATGTAATCACGATTGAAAATGGAGTCCACAACGTATCTTCCAAGCCCAGGCCAGCCGAATACACTCTCGGTTAACACAGCTCCACCAAGGAGATAGCCAAATTGCAATCCAATAACTGTTACAATGGGAATCAAGGCATTTCTCAAAACGTATTTGTATACAACTTTTCTCTTTGGTAATCCAAAGGCTTTGGCTGTTCTCACATAATCTTGACTGAGAACTTCAAGCATGCTTGCACGCGTCATCCTCGCTATTATGGCTGATGTCGCAAGACCGAGTGTAATGGCAGGAAGGATTATGTGTTCGATACCACCTTTGCCACCCGATGGCAACCAGCTTAGTATCACTGCAAAAATAATGATCAGAAGAATTCCCAACCAAAAAATTGGCATAGAAACACCTATTAAAGAGAAAAACATAGCAAAATTATCGACCCAAGTATTTCTTTTCACAGCGGAAATTATGCCAAGAGATATACCTATGATCGAAGAAATCAGTATACTGACCATAGCAAGTTGGACAGTGTTGAGAAATCTTGGGGAGATTTCTTTCAAGATAGGTCTCTCGGTTTTGATCGATCTGAGATCATTTGTGAGAATCCCTTTCATGAATCTAAAATACTGTTCGATCAGAGGTTTATCCAGCCCATATTTTGAGCGTATCGCTTCTATATCTTGTTTTGTTGCGCCTTCA
The DNA window shown above is from Thermotoga profunda AZM34c06 and carries:
- a CDS encoding ABC transporter permease, which translates into the protein MPKKSSTTIIFKRISKNKGALIGMFIVIAIVVIALTAPLIAPYDPYKQDLLSSLEGPSKNHIFGTDIFGRDVLSRVIYGARTSVSISFLAVIIAILMGIIAGTIAGYFGGVVDEILMRFLDILMAFPDILLAIAIVAALGPGKSNLIIAIAIYSFPQFARVMRASVLTIKNNEYIEAAKAIGESHISVIVRYVVPNALAPIIVQATLRMATAILTISGLSFLGLGVKPPEAEWGTDLAMARVYLEIAPHLGIFPGIALFLTVMGSNLFGDGLNDALNPRLKDR
- a CDS encoding ABC transporter permease; translated protein: MIKFISRRLLLLIPVIIGVSIISFSIMHMIPGDPARIIAGEGATKQDIEAIRSKYGLDKPLIEQYFRFMKGILTNDLRSIKTERPILKEISPRFLNTVQLAMVSILISSIIGISLGIISAVKRNTWVDNFAMFFSLIGVSMPIFWLGILLIIIFAVILSWLPSGGKGGIEHIILPAITLGLATSAIIARMTRASMLEVLSQDYVRTAKAFGLPKRKVVYKYVLRNALIPIVTVIGLQFGYLLGGAVLTESVFGWPGLGRYVVDSIFNRDYIAVQVGIMVIAMSFVLVNLVVDIFYALIDPRLRRG